In bacterium, one DNA window encodes the following:
- a CDS encoding acetylxylan esterase, with the protein MRKLLLLNTVTAALLLSFAIAQAQTAAGPDSLRLTVSADRPDHIYSLGDSARFSVDIRPALSRDQEMTLEYSLSLDGADRIAQGRLATRGGRIDLAGSLDRPGFLRLDLTLAAGPDTLQTACGCGFDPYAIRPTGVLPVDFDRFWRNGRAELLRLPMDPRLEEVEQNEIPGAKRYKLSLVVNDGTRISGWLTVPPGKGPFPAAIYAPYAGVYDPDTRTIMAREGLVTLALEIHGLELGREAEYYRYQENGVLDAYRGFGADDPYRFYYRRAVLGVIRAIDYLCSRPDVDSSRIGITGGSQGGGLSLITAGLDSRIKAVVANVPVMCDHTGRFHGRPSGWPGIFQYAARERIERTCGYYDAALIAGFINVPARIGVGFIDPFCPPTTVFAAYNNVKGPKRIDCHTLVGHGASEGWYEDSIRWLARQLSAPVKQP; encoded by the coding sequence TCTACAGCCTGGGCGACAGCGCGCGGTTCAGCGTGGATATCCGTCCGGCGCTGAGTCGTGACCAGGAAATGACCCTGGAGTACAGCCTCAGCCTGGATGGGGCGGACCGGATCGCCCAGGGCCGCCTTGCCACCCGTGGCGGAAGGATCGACCTGGCCGGCAGCCTCGACCGTCCGGGGTTCCTGCGCCTGGACCTGACCCTGGCCGCCGGGCCCGACACACTCCAGACCGCCTGCGGCTGCGGTTTCGACCCCTACGCGATCCGTCCGACGGGCGTGCTGCCGGTCGATTTCGACCGTTTCTGGCGCAACGGCCGCGCCGAGCTTCTGCGCTTGCCGATGGACCCGCGTTTGGAGGAGGTGGAGCAGAATGAGATACCGGGCGCGAAGCGCTACAAGCTCAGCCTGGTGGTCAACGACGGGACCCGGATCAGCGGCTGGCTGACCGTGCCGCCGGGCAAGGGGCCTTTCCCGGCCGCGATCTACGCCCCCTACGCCGGAGTATACGACCCGGACACACGCACGATCATGGCCCGCGAGGGCCTGGTGACCCTGGCCCTGGAGATCCACGGCCTGGAGCTGGGTCGAGAGGCCGAATATTACCGCTATCAGGAGAACGGGGTGCTGGACGCCTACCGCGGCTTCGGCGCGGATGACCCTTACCGTTTCTACTACCGTCGCGCCGTGCTGGGCGTGATCCGCGCCATCGACTACCTCTGCTCGCGGCCGGATGTGGACAGCAGCCGTATCGGCATCACCGGCGGCAGCCAGGGTGGCGGGCTCAGCCTGATCACCGCCGGGCTGGACAGCCGGATCAAGGCCGTGGTGGCCAACGTGCCGGTCATGTGCGACCATACTGGCCGCTTTCACGGCCGGCCCTCGGGTTGGCCGGGCATCTTCCAGTACGCCGCCCGGGAGCGCATCGAGCGCACCTGCGGCTATTACGACGCCGCCCTGATCGCCGGGTTCATCAATGTCCCCGCCCGGATCGGCGTGGGCTTCATCGACCCGTTCTGCCCCCCGACCACCGTGTTCGCCGCCTACAACAACGTCAAGGGACCCAAGCGGATCGACTGCCACACCCTGGTCGGGCACGGCGCTTCTGAGGGCTGGTACGAGGATTCGATCCGCTGGCTGGCCCGGCAGCTTTCAGCCCCCGTCAAGCAGCCTTGA
- a CDS encoding Rid family detoxifying hydrolase, whose protein sequence is MSEKRKLPQAKGPYSLWVKAGDFIYVSGQGPLDVETGQVVLQDIQTQTRLCLQNIEAILQDAGAGLADVVKTTVFLTDMADFGRMNEVYAGFFGQVKPARTTVQAAALPMGIAVEIEAVAVDPQSKAKVTRYQG, encoded by the coding sequence ATGTCGGAAAAGAGAAAGCTGCCCCAGGCCAAGGGGCCTTATTCGCTGTGGGTCAAGGCGGGCGATTTCATCTATGTCTCGGGCCAGGGCCCGCTGGATGTCGAGACCGGGCAGGTGGTGCTCCAGGACATCCAGACCCAGACCCGCCTCTGCCTGCAGAACATCGAGGCGATCCTTCAGGATGCTGGCGCGGGCCTGGCCGATGTGGTCAAGACCACCGTGTTCCTGACCGACATGGCCGATTTCGGCCGGATGAACGAGGTCTACGCCGGGTTTTTCGGCCAGGTCAAGCCCGCCCGGACCACGGTGCAGGCCGCGGCCCTGCCCATGGGCATAGCGGTGGAGATCGAGGCGGTGGCGGTGGATCCGCAGTCGAAAGCCAAGGTTACGCGCTATCAGGGGTGA
- a CDS encoding galactitol-1-phosphate 5-dehydrogenase, whose amino-acid sequence MKALLLEAYSSLVLRELPGPTPGPGEILVRVRACGICGSDVHGLDGSTGRRVPPLVMGHEAAGEVAVLGQGVSGPAVGARVTFDSTIYCGECRFCQAGKVNLCDSRQVIGVSCDEYRRDGAFAEYVCVPARCVYELPAGLTFEQAAVVEPLSVAVHAVERVPLEMDGTALVAGAGMIGLLLVQLLKLRGFRRVLVSDPDPSRLALARELGADEVLDPGAGPVMERIERLTAGRGVDAAFDAVGLEASLGACVGSLRKGGALCLIGNISPKVSLPLQRVVARELTLYGSCASAGEYPLCLDLLAGGAVRVEPLISAAAPLDEGALWFERLRAGGRGLIKVILQP is encoded by the coding sequence ATGAAAGCTCTGCTGCTTGAGGCTTACAGCAGTCTGGTGCTGAGAGAGTTGCCCGGCCCGACGCCCGGACCGGGGGAAATCCTGGTGCGGGTGCGCGCCTGCGGAATCTGCGGCAGCGATGTCCATGGGCTGGACGGCAGCACGGGGCGGCGCGTGCCACCGCTGGTGATGGGCCACGAGGCGGCGGGAGAGGTGGCGGTCCTGGGACAGGGCGTCTCCGGCCCGGCGGTGGGTGCACGGGTGACTTTCGATTCCACGATCTATTGCGGCGAATGCCGTTTCTGCCAGGCCGGCAAGGTCAACCTCTGCGACAGCCGCCAGGTGATTGGCGTCTCCTGCGACGAGTACCGCCGCGACGGGGCTTTCGCCGAATATGTCTGCGTGCCGGCGCGCTGTGTCTACGAGCTGCCCGCGGGACTCACATTCGAGCAGGCCGCGGTGGTGGAGCCGCTCTCCGTGGCCGTGCACGCGGTGGAGCGCGTGCCGCTGGAAATGGACGGCACGGCGCTGGTGGCCGGGGCCGGCATGATCGGCCTTCTGCTCGTGCAACTGCTCAAGCTGCGCGGGTTCCGGCGGGTCCTGGTCAGCGACCCCGATCCCTCCCGCCTGGCCCTGGCCCGCGAGCTGGGGGCGGATGAGGTTCTCGATCCGGGAGCGGGGCCGGTCATGGAGCGGATCGAGCGCCTGACCGCCGGCCGCGGGGTGGATGCCGCGTTCGACGCTGTGGGCCTGGAGGCCTCGTTAGGCGCATGCGTGGGCTCGCTGCGCAAGGGCGGGGCACTCTGCCTGATCGGCAATATCAGCCCGAAAGTCAGCCTGCCCCTGCAGCGGGTGGTGGCCCGTGAGCTGACCCTCTACGGCTCCTGCGCCTCCGCGGGCGAATACCCCCTCTGCCTCGACCTCCTGGCCGGAGGCGCGGTGAGAGTGGAGCCGCTGATCAGCGCCGCCGCCCCGCTGGACGAGGGCGCGCTCTGGTTCGAGCGACTGCGGGCCGGAGGCAGGGGACTGATCAAAGTCATCCTGCAACCTTGA
- a CDS encoding glucose 1-dehydrogenase translates to MSGKLFDLSGRVALVTGASRGLGQYFGRALARAGADLVITSRNLEALEPFRREIEALGRRAAPLELDVRREESITAMAAAAEAAYGKIDILVNNAGCNVRKSSLEITWDDWNTVLDTNLRGTFFVAREVARGMIARGYGRIINIGSVTSVFGYAGLAPYCASRGGVRQLTMSLADEWGLHGITVNCLAPGWFRTEQNKVLYEDREWVEYLLDRIPLKRPGAPPDLDGAVVFLASEASAYVTGQTILVDGGISTGATRALPKKKAP, encoded by the coding sequence ATGAGCGGCAAGCTGTTCGATCTTAGCGGACGGGTGGCGCTGGTGACCGGGGCCAGCCGCGGCCTGGGCCAGTATTTCGGACGGGCGCTGGCTCGCGCCGGGGCCGACCTGGTGATAACCAGCCGTAATCTGGAAGCCTTGGAGCCGTTCCGGCGCGAGATCGAGGCCCTGGGACGGCGCGCGGCGCCCCTGGAGCTGGACGTGCGCCGCGAGGAAAGCATCACGGCCATGGCCGCCGCGGCCGAGGCCGCCTACGGGAAAATCGATATCCTGGTCAACAACGCCGGCTGCAACGTGCGCAAAAGTTCACTGGAAATCACCTGGGACGATTGGAACACCGTGCTCGACACCAACCTGCGCGGCACTTTTTTCGTGGCGCGCGAGGTGGCCCGCGGGATGATCGCCCGCGGCTACGGGCGCATTATCAACATCGGCTCCGTGACCAGCGTGTTCGGCTACGCCGGGCTGGCCCCCTACTGCGCCAGCCGCGGCGGAGTGCGCCAGCTCACCATGAGCCTGGCCGATGAGTGGGGCCTGCACGGAATCACGGTCAACTGCCTGGCCCCGGGCTGGTTCCGCACCGAGCAGAACAAAGTGCTGTACGAGGACCGCGAGTGGGTCGAGTACCTGCTGGACCGCATTCCGCTCAAACGCCCCGGAGCGCCGCCCGACCTGGACGGCGCGGTGGTGTTCCTGGCCAGCGAGGCCAGCGCCTATGTCACCGGCCAGACTATCCTGGTGGATGGTGGAATCTCCACCGGGGCGACCCGCGCCCTGCCGAAAAAGAAAGCCCCCTGA